A single genomic interval of Mucilaginibacter robiniae harbors:
- a CDS encoding MFS transporter: MDIFRSLKYRNFKLFFYGQSVSLIGTWMQKTAVSWLVYQLTGSAVLLGIVSFVSLIPSLILSPYAGSYIDRHNRFKVLVGTQVISMLQAGALAAMIYFRFYNMSGIILLSLIQGITNAFDVTCRQSLMVEMVDNKEDLPNAIALNSTMTNMARIAGPALAGIILSTLGEDFCFISNFLSYIAVLTCLFMMKLNTAIVNRPQKDIWTELKEGFHYVASDRDISSLIVMLTISSLFVIPFNTLMPIFAKDLFHGSAKTFSWFESAAGLGSVFSAVYLAYLKSSKGLIKIMAGASLLFSLSVLLLAYAKVLPIALLFMTFTGVGMMAQTSSINTFIQTHSASHMRARAISYFVMAYQGMIPVGSLLIGLLAGAVGPRMAVCVEGMIGIVATLCFVLYRNRVESGRMLGRKSTLAGTSI; this comes from the coding sequence ATGGATATTTTTCGCTCACTCAAATACCGTAATTTCAAACTGTTTTTCTATGGTCAGTCAGTATCATTAATTGGTACCTGGATGCAGAAAACAGCAGTAAGCTGGCTGGTGTACCAGCTAACCGGATCGGCTGTGTTATTGGGTATTGTTAGCTTTGTTAGCCTTATTCCATCACTTATTTTATCGCCCTATGCGGGTAGTTATATTGATCGGCATAACCGTTTTAAAGTATTAGTAGGTACACAAGTAATATCTATGTTGCAGGCTGGCGCACTGGCTGCCATGATCTACTTCCGGTTTTATAATATGTCGGGTATTATCTTGTTAAGCCTTATTCAGGGTATTACTAATGCCTTTGATGTAACCTGTCGGCAATCATTAATGGTGGAGATGGTAGATAACAAAGAAGATTTGCCGAATGCTATTGCACTAAACTCTACCATGACCAATATGGCGCGCATAGCCGGACCTGCTTTAGCCGGCATCATTTTAAGTACATTAGGTGAAGACTTTTGTTTTATCAGCAACTTCTTGAGCTATATTGCCGTGCTTACTTGCTTATTCATGATGAAGTTGAATACAGCCATAGTGAACAGACCGCAAAAAGATATTTGGACTGAACTGAAAGAAGGTTTCCATTACGTAGCTAGCGACCGAGATATCAGTAGCCTGATTGTAATGCTGACTATCAGCAGCTTGTTTGTGATTCCCTTTAACACCTTGATGCCCATTTTTGCTAAAGATTTGTTTCATGGCAGTGCCAAAACGTTTAGCTGGTTTGAGAGTGCTGCTGGTTTGGGTTCGGTGTTTAGTGCGGTGTATTTGGCTTATTTGAAAAGCAGTAAAGGGCTTATTAAAATTATGGCTGGAGCCAGCTTGCTATTTAGCTTAAGTGTATTATTGCTGGCCTACGCTAAAGTGCTGCCTATAGCATTATTGTTCATGACATTCACCGGCGTGGGTATGATGGCGCAAACATCCTCCATCAATACCTTCATTCAAACGCATTCCGCATCGCACATGCGGGCACGGGCTATTAGCTACTTTGTGATGGCCTACCAAGGCATGATTCCGGTAGGTAGCTTACTAATCGGTTTATTAGCCGGCGCAGTAGGGCCCAGAATGGCAGTATGTGTTGAAGGAATGATTGGCATTGTTGCTACTTTGTGCTTCGTATTATACCGCAATCGGGTTGAGTCCGGACGTATGCTTGGCAGAAAGTCAACTCTCGCAGGTACATCAATTTAA
- a CDS encoding LysR substrate-binding domain-containing protein: MEIRQLTYFVKAAEMLHFTEAAVAVYITQSTLSQQIKLLEQELGMPLFDRLGKQVRLTEAGKTFLPHARQVLLNVEKGKQAIADLNNLITGELRIGVTYAFTSLILPVLPEFTKRFPTLKINLEYGAPEELERKLKVSELDLILAFHNRTDDAELDLQPLSKSNIVLVVAKHNKLAKLKKISLKEILNLNLILPAKGFSSRNFVDELFEQHKITPSIRMELNDMHSLLSLVQHGEQVSIINEKALIGWNELVAVPIAGNRLTRQSYIIWHTGAYRNKAAVLFAEELLKISNPN; this comes from the coding sequence ATGGAGATTAGGCAACTAACTTATTTTGTTAAGGCAGCCGAAATGCTGCACTTTACTGAAGCAGCTGTGGCGGTTTATATTACACAATCTACCCTATCACAACAAATTAAGCTGCTGGAGCAAGAACTTGGTATGCCGCTGTTTGACCGCTTAGGTAAGCAAGTACGCTTAACCGAAGCAGGAAAGACATTTTTGCCACATGCACGCCAAGTGTTGCTTAACGTTGAAAAAGGAAAGCAAGCCATTGCTGATTTAAACAACCTGATTACTGGTGAATTGCGCATAGGCGTTACATATGCTTTTACTTCTTTGATTTTGCCGGTGCTACCTGAATTCACAAAGCGGTTCCCTACCCTGAAAATTAATCTGGAATATGGCGCACCAGAAGAATTAGAACGCAAGCTTAAAGTATCTGAACTGGACCTGATCTTAGCTTTTCATAACCGTACCGACGATGCAGAACTGGATTTGCAGCCTTTATCCAAATCAAACATTGTACTGGTAGTTGCTAAACATAATAAGTTAGCTAAACTGAAAAAGATTAGTTTGAAAGAGATACTAAACCTAAACCTGATTTTACCGGCCAAAGGTTTTAGCTCACGTAACTTTGTGGATGAGTTATTTGAACAACATAAAATTACGCCTTCCATCCGAATGGAACTGAATGATATGCACTCTTTATTATCGTTGGTGCAACATGGCGAGCAGGTAAGTATCATTAATGAAAAAGCCCTGATTGGCTGGAATGAATTGGTAGCCGTACCAATTGCCGGCAATCGGCTGACCCGTCAGTCGTACATTATCTGGCATACCGGCGCTTACCGTAATAAGGCGGCTGTTCTTTTTGCTGAAGAACTACTTAAAATCAGTAATCCCAATTAG